Proteins encoded by one window of Monoglobus pectinilyticus:
- a CDS encoding siphovirus Gp157 family protein, which translates to MKLYEIDAEIEQCILIDEETGEVIGIDTERADKLQMMRDDKIKNLALYYKNLMAEVNAYKSEKDYFAKRERVAKNKAESIKKFLNEFLAGEKFESPKVNITYRKSESVVIDDINKVDKQYLKYTEPAVDKVEAKKAIKSGVLLEGLHIEENQNIQIK; encoded by the coding sequence ATGAAATTATATGAAATTGACGCAGAAATTGAACAATGTATCTTAATTGATGAAGAAACAGGCGAGGTTATTGGGATTGATACAGAAAGAGCTGATAAGCTGCAGATGATGAGAGATGATAAAATAAAAAATTTGGCTCTCTATTATAAAAATTTGATGGCTGAGGTTAATGCGTATAAATCCGAAAAAGATTATTTTGCAAAGCGTGAAAGGGTGGCCAAAAATAAAGCGGAGAGTATTAAGAAATTTTTAAATGAATTTCTTGCGGGTGAAAAGTTTGAATCACCAAAGGTTAATATTACATATCGTAAGAGTGAATCAGTTGTTATTGATGATATTAACAAAGTAGACAAGCAGTATTTAAAATATACAGAACCGGCGGTTGACAAAGTGGAGGCCAAAAAAGCTATTAAATCAGGTGTATTACTTGAAGGTTTACATATTGAAGAAAATCAAAATATTCAAATTAAGTAG
- a CDS encoding ATP-binding protein, producing the protein MKIIKGIQKTPEKVVVYGPEGIGKSTFLSCFPEPLFIDTEGSTKHMNVSRLPNPQSWMELLEEINYVIQNPGCCKTLTIDTIDWAEQLCTENILEKYGKNGIEDFGYGTGYVYVKEEFGRFLKLLDNVIEAGINVALAAHAQIRKFEQPDELGAYDRYELKLGKKTSSQTAPLVKEWADMVLFANYKTISVAVDKDGKKHKAQGGKRVMYTTHHPCWDAKNRHGLESELPFDYKYVANIFDNFEPQSQTPVKLNQTEQIEREIDAVIDKIPKQDEETKTNKQQMKKINVDGIPKELAKLMIENNVTKEMIQNVVHQKGYYPSGTPIENFDTEFIEGVLIGAWDDVYKVIVEYETLPWEEK; encoded by the coding sequence ATGAAGATAATTAAAGGTATACAAAAAACGCCTGAAAAGGTTGTAGTTTATGGACCGGAAGGGATAGGTAAATCAACTTTTTTATCTTGTTTTCCGGAGCCGTTGTTTATTGATACAGAAGGAAGCACAAAACATATGAATGTATCTAGATTGCCAAACCCGCAAAGTTGGATGGAATTGTTAGAAGAAATTAATTACGTTATTCAAAATCCTGGCTGCTGTAAAACACTTACAATAGATACAATTGATTGGGCTGAACAGCTTTGTACAGAAAACATACTTGAAAAGTACGGTAAAAATGGAATTGAGGATTTTGGATATGGTACCGGATATGTATATGTAAAAGAAGAATTTGGAAGATTTTTAAAGTTGCTGGATAATGTTATTGAGGCAGGAATAAATGTTGCTTTAGCTGCACATGCACAAATACGTAAATTTGAGCAGCCTGATGAACTTGGTGCATATGACAGATACGAACTGAAACTCGGAAAGAAAACTTCTTCACAAACAGCACCTCTTGTGAAGGAATGGGCTGATATGGTTCTATTTGCAAATTATAAAACAATTTCTGTAGCTGTTGATAAAGATGGAAAAAAACATAAAGCTCAAGGTGGAAAGCGTGTAATGTATACAACTCATCATCCATGCTGGGATGCGAAAAACAGGCATGGATTAGAAAGCGAGCTGCCATTTGATTATAAATATGTTGCAAATATATTTGATAACTTTGAACCACAGAGCCAAACACCTGTTAAACTTAATCAGACAGAACAAATAGAAAGAGAAATTGATGCTGTTATTGATAAAATTCCGAAACAAGATGAAGAAACTAAAACAAATAAACAACAAATGAAGAAAATTAATGTTGACGGAATCCCTAAAGAATTAGCTAAATTAATGATTGAAAACAATGTTACTAAAGAAATGATTCAAAATGTTGTGCATCAAAAAGGTTATTATCCATCGGGTACACCAATTGAAAATTTTGATACTGAGTTTATAGAAGGGGTTCTGATAGGCGCCTGGGATGATGTATATAAAGTAATAGTTGAATATGAGACACTTCCTTGGGAAGAAAAATAA